AAACGATTACCTTATCACCTTTTAGGTGCTTAATGACTTTTGCCTCAACAGCGGCTCCGTCTATAGCTGGGGCGCCAATCGTGATGTTACTACCGTCTTCTAATAAAAGAACATTGTCAAAAGTAACTTTGCTACCTTCTTCTTCTTGTAAACGGTGAACATACACTTTTTGGTCTTTCGCAACTTTAAATTGCTGCCCTGCTATCTCTACAATTGCGTACATAGCTTGTGTTTGTTATTTATCAATAAATCAGTTTGCCTATTTTAAATAGGCGGGTGCAAATATACTGCTAATTACTTAAATTGCAAGATTTTTTTAAAAGAAGTATTTAAAAATTTTATCACTCTTAAATCGCTGGTTTTAAAAGGGTATTTAGCTTCAATGTGAACTGAGTACAGTGCTTTTAATTTTTATGCTGTTTTTTTAAATTATTCGAAGATTTGAATAATTGCATAAATGCCAAGGTTAAGACAATAGAAGTTGCAAAGCCCATGATGGCCACGGTAAAAAAGACAATACCTACTTCTTTGTTGTTATTTTTAAACCACTGCTCTGAAAGCTCTGGTAAAAATTCTAGGTTAATTTCTGTCGCATAGAAAGCAAAAAAAACGGTGAAAATCAAGGTGGCCACGAAGCCCGTAACAATACCGGCTGAAAACCCCCTACCGTAATTAAAGGTATCTCTATTCTCGATGCGCAAGTATTTTATAGCTTCATAAATACCAAAACCGGTAATAACACCATTAAACAGACTGTAAAAAACGTTAGTGTGAAGTCCAAAAAGTGACAGTATTAAAAAATATGCTATTAAAGACCCGCTAGTGGCTATTCCGAATCTTACGGGTAATATAAATCTCATCATTGTTTTACGAATTTTAAAAATGTTGGCTCAAATTAAGGAAAAACTATGAATATTTTTAAAAAGTCATGTTAAAGAGTTAAGATTTTTCTTCATCTAATTAATAAAACTTTTATTTTCGTGTAACAAAATTCAAAATACCGATACTAACCTAGCATGTATATGGTGTATTTGACCAGTTTACAAAAATTGCTAATTTAATTTAAAACACTTATCAAGAATGAAAAGAAATTTATTTCTAGCTGTTACGCTTTCACTAGCGGGAATAACAGCTAAAGCTCAAGAGGTGGCTTATGAAGAATACAAATTGGACAATGGTCTCCATGTTATTCTTCACCAAGACAATAGTGCGCCTTTGGTAACAACATCAGTTATGTACCATGTGGGTGGCAAAGATAGAACAGAAGGAAGAACAGGTTTTGCTCATTTATTTGAACATTTATTGTTTGAAGGAACTGAAAATATCGAAAGAGGAAAATGGTTTGAAATTGTTTCTTCTAACGGAGGCACAAATAATGCAAACACATCTCAGGACAGAACCTATTACTACGAAGTTTTCCCTTCAAATAATTTAGAATTAGGCCTTTGGTTAGAGTCTGAGCGCTTGCTTCATCCCATCATCAACCAAGTAGGTGTTGACACTCAAATTGATGTGGTTAAAGAAGAAAAAAGAAGAAGCTATGACAACAGACCTTATGGTCAAATTTTGCAAGTGGTTGGAGATGCTTTATTTTCAAAACACCCTTACAAAGACCCTAATATTGGGTATATGAAAGATTTAGAGGCAGCTACCCTAGAAGATGTAACTGCTTATAATAAAATGTACTATGTACCTAATAATGCGGTGTTAACCGTAGCTGGTGATATTGATATTGCCAAAACCAAAAAAATGATTCAAGATTATTTTGGCCCTATTAAAAGAGGTGCTGATGTGGTTCGTAATTATCCAAAAGAAGATCCTATAACGGTAGAGACTAAATCAGTTAC
The sequence above is drawn from the Cellulophaga sp. Hel_I_12 genome and encodes:
- a CDS encoding DUF4199 domain-containing protein, which produces MMRFILPVRFGIATSGSLIAYFLILSLFGLHTNVFYSLFNGVITGFGIYEAIKYLRIENRDTFNYGRGFSAGIVTGFVATLIFTVFFAFYATEINLEFLPELSEQWFKNNNKEVGIVFFTVAIMGFATSIVLTLAFMQLFKSSNNLKKQHKN
- a CDS encoding pitrilysin family protein, with the protein product MKRNLFLAVTLSLAGITAKAQEVAYEEYKLDNGLHVILHQDNSAPLVTTSVMYHVGGKDRTEGRTGFAHLFEHLLFEGTENIERGKWFEIVSSNGGTNNANTSQDRTYYYEVFPSNNLELGLWLESERLLHPIINQVGVDTQIDVVKEEKRRSYDNRPYGQILQVVGDALFSKHPYKDPNIGYMKDLEAATLEDVTAYNKMYYVPNNAVLTVAGDIDIAKTKKMIQDYFGPIKRGADVVRNYPKEDPITVETKSVTYDANIQIPASIIGYRTPGFKERDAYVLQMISSYLSDGPSSKLNKKMVDDQKQALSVGAFNIDQEDYGMYLVFSLPLGETSLETLNTEIEEEITKVRTELISEKDYQKLQNKFENQFVNSNSSIEGIAGSLATNYMLYGDTSLINKQIDIYRSITREEIKTVADKYLKPNQRVIIDYLPQEKPAN